The nucleotide sequence GCCGGTTCACCGCCACCGCGTCCAACCCATCTGCTCCGAAAGGCAATTGACCTATGACCCCACGCTCCCCATCGCCCGCATCGTCGGTCGAGTTCATCGGCGTGATCGAGACCGAGGAGGCTCGATGATCACCGCACCCGCCGTGTCCGCCACCACAGTGCACAGCTGGCAGCCACCCACCGGAATCCTGCCGCGGGGCACCCTCCTCGTCCTGCCCGGCCGCGGTGAACACGGCGGCACGTACGAGCGCTTCGGCCGCAGGCTCGCGGCGGACGGGTATGTCGTGCACGCCCTCGATACAGTGCCGGAGCACACGGTGCGGGAGGTGCTGACCAAGGTGGCGGCGGCCGCGGGTGAACGCCCGGCCGCGCCGATCGTCCTCATCGGCAGCGACACCGGCGTCCTCCAGGCCCTCCACGCGGCCGCCGACACCGATGCGCCGCTCGCGCCGGCGGGCCTGATCCTCGCCGGAACCGCGCCGACGACGGATGGACCCGCACCGGCCACCGGCGCCACCGGCTCCACCGGCGACGACCAAATCATCGACTGGGAAGCAGAGTTGGCGGCGCGCACCGCTTGCCCGACCCACCGCGAGAAGATCAACGACGACCGGGAGTTCGTCCGAGGGCGCCTCTTCGGCCCCGTACCGGCGCATCTGCTCCCCGACACCCGGCCCGACCTCCCCGTCCTGGTCCTGCACGGCGAGGCGGACCCGGTCTCTCCGCTGGAGCAGGCCCGCGGCCTGGCCGAACGACTGCCACACGCGACCCTCGGCGTACTGCACGAGGGCGTACACGACGTGCTGAACGACGCCACTCACCGCACCACGGCGGCCACCATCGTGCTGTGGCTGGAACGCCTGCGCGCCGACCGCGAGATGAGCCCGCTCCTCACCCTCGGAACCGGCGCACACCCCGCACATTCCTGACCGTCCGGCACCGCCCCCTGAGAAGGAATCACATGACCGTGTCCACCGACCGCCCCGCCACCGAACCGGCGACCGCCCCCACAGGAGCCGACAACGGCGACATACTGCGCCGCACGCTGCGCAGGCACGCGGCCGGCGTCACGGTCATCACCGTGCCGGGGCCCGCCGGGTTCACCGCGACCTCGTTCACCTCGGTCTCACTCGACCCGCCCCTGGTCTCGTTCTACCTCGGCACCGCCGCCTCGACCGCCGGCGCCGTCCAGCGCGCGGACCGCTTCGCCGTCCATGTGCTGGGCGCCCACAACGCCGCGCTCGCGGGGCAGTTCGCCCGCAGTGGCACCGACCGCTTCGCGGGTGTCTCCTGGCAGGACGCGGGCGACGGCCTCCCCGTGCTGGACGGTGTACCGGCCTGGCTCACCGCCCGCGTGACCCGGTGTGAGCAGGTCGGCGACCATCTTCTCGTGATCGGCGAGGTGCAGTCCGGAGGCGGTCCCGCCGAGGGGCCCGCCCTCGTCCACCACGACGGCGCGTTCGCCACCGCCGTCAGCCTCACGTCGTCGACCGCCATGTGACAGGGAGCCGCACCATGCCGCTGACCTCGAAGCCCCTACGGAAGCTGGGTTTCCTGACCATAGGGCTGTTCGACGAGGCCGACCCTCACCGGGGCCATGAGTCGACACTGCAGATCATCGAGATGGGCGAACGGCTGGGCTTCGACAGCGCCTGGGTGCGCCACCGGCATCTGCAATACGGCATCTCCTCCCCGATGGCCGTGCTGGCGGCGGCTTCGCAGCGCACCAGCCGCATCGAGCTGGGCACCGCGGTCATACCCGTGGGATGGGAGAACCCGCTGCGGCTGGCCGAGGACCTGGCGACAGTCGACATCCTGTCCCGGGGCCGCCTCAACCCGGGGGTCAGTGTCGGTCCGCCGAACCACTACGACCAGGTCAAGGGCGCGCTCTACCCCGACACCGCCGACCTCGAGGACTTCGGCCACGAGCGGGTGCGACGGCTGCTGGACTTCGTACGCGGCGAACCGGTCACCGACTTCAGCGGTGTCGAGGGCTTCGAGGTGTTCTCCGACCGCGTGCAGCCGCACTCCCCGGGGCTCGGTCGCCGCATGTGGTACGGCGGTGGCAGCCTGCGGTCGGCCCAGTGGGCCGGTGAACACGGAATGAACCTGCTCACCAGCAGTGTCGTGAAGGCGGAGGAGTCCGAGGACTTCGCCGAGATCCAGCTCTCGCACATACGGACCTTCCGCGCCCACCACCCCGACGGCGACCGTGCCCGTGTCTCCCAGGGGCTTGTCGTCATCCCCACCGACACCGCCTCGCCGGACCAGCGCGCGAAGTATGAGCAGTACGCCCTGCGACGCCTGCCGCGCACCGCCACGCCCCAGGGACCGGCGCGCATGATGTTCGCGCCCGATCTCGTCGGCACCTCCGAGGAGATCGCCGAACGGCTCGCCTCCCACGCCGCTTTCCGGGAGGTCGACGAGGTGGCGTTCGCCCTGCCCTTCACCTTCGACCACGAGGACTACGTCCAGATCCTCACGGACATCGCCACCCGGCTCGGCCCGGCACTGGGCTGGCAGGCGGCCCCGTAGCGCGCACCACCTCCACGTCGCCCGACGCGGGCGCGTCACAGTGGGCGCAGCACCCATGACCAGTGGTATGTGCCGGGGCCCAGCCGGTAGCGCGGGAGGGTGTCCGGGCCACAGGACGCGGTGCCCAGGCCGCGGTGGGCGGCGTCGAGCTGGACCACGCACCGCGGCCTGGGGATCAGCTCGTCGTGGTGGGAGGCGGCCGCGAGGTCGGCCGCGCGGTACCGGGTGACCGAGACCTGGCGGGGCGCGTCCAGCCGTACGCCGAGACCGGTGCCGGTGTCCGACAGCAGCGCGAAGCGGCGTACGCCGGACCGGCCGCCGCTCTCCTGGGGGCGCAGATAAGGGGTGAACAGGCTGTCCACGCGGGCCCGGTGGTGGTCCACCGGGCCGCCCGTCCGCCGGTCCGGGTAGGTCTCCCAGGGGCCCTGGCCGTACCACTGAAGGTGGTTCAGCCCGGCCACCGTCTCGAAGACCGTGCCCACGCGCGCGACGTCGGTCAGCCCCTCGGGGAGGACGGCGGTCTCCTCGATCAGCAGGCCGTCGTCATCGAGGAGGCCGAAGACCTGCTGGTGCTCGACGGGCCCGGCGCCGGTCGGGTAGACGGAGCGCACGCGGACGCGGCCGTCCGTCCGGTCGACGGAGACGGGTTCGCGGACGAGCCGGTCGAGGCCCAGCGCGCGCCAGTGGTCCGCGGCGCCGCCCAGCAGATCGTTGTCGGTGGGCGCCCGCCACAGGCTCAAGGCGGGCGGGCAGGTCAGCAGCGGATGGCGCAACAGCCCTTCCGCGTCGACGTCGGGGGAGTGGGCGGACACCGCCACGGACATCGCCACGGACACCGCCGCCAGTGGCGCCGGGGCGGATCGTTCGCGCACCTGGATCTGGGGTGCGCACACCTCGGTGCCGCGCGGCGCCCAGGGCTCGTCATGGCGGGTGGTCACCCGCAGCGTCAGCCATGCCTCGCCGCCGCCGGCGGCGCCCGCGGCGGGCAGTTCGGCCAGCAGCCCGTGCGGCAGGGGCAGGTCCGCCGAAGCCCCGGGCGGGAGGTCGGGCAGTGCGGCCGGGGCGGTGCGGGTGCCGCCGTCCTCGACGGACAGCCGCCACTCGGCCGTCAGCCAGGACACATCGCGGAAGTGCTGGGCGTTGGTGACGCGCGGCGGGCGGCCAGGATCGCTCCGCGTCAGCCGCAGCGGGGCGGCGATCTCGCGATGCTCGTACATGGCGGGTTTCGGGGTGCGGTCGGGGAAGACCAGACCGTCCGCGCAGAACGCGCCGTCGTTCGGCAGATCGCCGAAGTCCCCGCCGTACGCCCAGCGATAGCCGTCGGCCGCCACCCCGTGGGCGTAGGCGCCGGACGCGGCAGGGCCGGCGGGGCGGCCCGTGGCCCGGCGCTGGAGGATGCCGTGGTCCCAGAACTCCCAGATGAAGCCGCCCTGGAGACCCGGGGTGGTCTCGATGGCCGCCCAGTGGTCGGCGAGGGTGCCGTTGCTGTTGCCCATGGCGTGCGAGTACTCGCACAGGATGAGCGGCTTGGTCTGCTCCCCGGACGCGGCGTGCGCGGTGATCTCGTCCAGTGACGCGTACATCGGGCAGAGGATGTCGGAGGCGATGTCCGCCCCGGACCAGTCGGTCTTGGCCGCCCCCTCGTACTGCAGCGGGCGGGTCGGGTCGTAGCGGCGCAGCCAGCCCGCCGCCGCGTCGTGGTTCGCGCCGTAGTCGCTCTCGTTGCCCAGCGACCACACGATGACGCACGCGTGGTTCTTGTCCCGCAGGACCATGCGCGAGACCCGGTCCACGAACGCGCCCAGATAGCGGGGGTCGTCGGCGATCTCGTGGGCGTGGTCGTGGCTTTCGATGTCGGCCTCGTCGACAAGGTAGAGGCCCAGCTCGTCGGCGAGGTCCAGCAGCGCGGGGTCGTTCGGGTAGTGCGCGGTGCGGACGGCGTTGAAGCCGAAGCGCTTGATGGTCTCCAGGTCGGCGCGCATGTCGCCCGGGGTGACGGTGCGGCCGGTGAGCGGGTGGAAGTCGTGCCGGTTGACGCCCCGGATGAAGACGCGCTCGCCGTTGACCAGCAGGTCGTTGCCCACGATCTCGACGGTGCGGAAGCCCACGCGGTGGCGGGAGATGTCGGCGATGGATCCGTCGGGGCGGTGCAGCCGGATGTCGAGCCCGTACAGCTCGGGCGTCTCGGCGGACCAGCGGCGTACGTCGGGCACGGTCGCGAGGAGGCGCGCCTCGCCGAGGAAGTCCGAGACCCGGTCCTCCCGGACGCACCAGGCGGCGTACTCCTCGTCGGGGGTGAGTTCGCCGACCCCGTCGAGGTGTCCGGATACGCGCCAGCCCGCGGGCAGTGGCCCGTCCGCGTGGCGCACCTGGACCTCCACGCGCAGCCGTCCGTCGGCGGGGGCGCTGATCCTCACGTCGGCCAGATGCAGCGGATCGGTGGCGTAGAGGAGGACGGGGCGGGTGATGCCGCCGTGCCACCAGTGGTCCTGGTCCTCGATATGCGAGGCGTCGGACCACTTGACCACGGTCAGCCGTACGGTGTTGGCCGCCCCGGTCCGTACCGCGTCGGTGATGTCGAACTCGGACGCGAGATGCGAGTCCTTGCCGATGCCCACGGCCCGGCCGTTCACCTCGGCGATCAGCACGCTGGTCGCGGCGCCGACGTGCAGGATGACGCGGCGCCCGGCCCAGTCGGCCGGGATGTCGACGTCGCGCTCGTGTACGCCGGTGGGGTTGGCGGCGGGGGAGTGCGGCGGGACGTCGGGCCAGGGCATCCGCCAGTTGGTGTACTGCGGCAGGTCGCCGGTGTCCTGAGTGGTCCAGGCGCCGGGCACCTTCAGATGCCGCCAGTCCTCGGACGGGGGCACCTCCGGCGCGGGCAGCAGCTGGAAGCGCCAGTGGTCGTCGTCCAGCGAGAGGGCGCCCGCGCCGCGGTCCACGGCGTGCATCGGCAGCCGTCGCCAGGAGGTGAGTTCGGGCGACTCCCAGGGACGCAGGCCCATCGGGCGCGGATAAGAAGGAGGCGGGTCCAACGGAGGCGGGTCCATCGGAGGCGTGTTGAGCGGAGGCGTGTTCAGCGGACGCGGATCCATCAGCGGATGGCCCCCTTGGCGAGGTCCGCCATGATCTGGCGGGCGCCGATGAAGAACACGACGAGCAGCGGGATCAGGGCGAGCAGCGCGCCGGCCATCACCATGCCGTAGTCGGTGGTGCCGTTCACGCTGTTGAGCTGCGAGAGGGCGACCTGGAGCGTCACATGGTCCGGGTTGATCAGGGCGATCAGCGGCCAGGCGTAGTCGTTCCACTGGGCCATGAAGGTGAAGATGCCGAGGAAGGCGAGGCCGGGCCGGACCACGGGGAGCGCCACGTGCCAGTACTGGCGGAGGAAACCGCAGCCGTCCAGCCGGGAGGAGTCCATGAGTTCGTCGTGGATGGAGCCCTTCATGTACTGGCGCATCCAGAAGATCCCGAAGGCATTGGCGGCCGCCGGGATGACGAGGGAGGTGAGGGAGCCGATCCAGCCGAGCTTCGCCATGATCACGAACTGCGGGATGGCCTGGAGCTGGGCGGGCACCATGAAGATGCCCATCATGATGACGAACAGCGCCCGGCGGCCCGGGAAGTGGAACTTCGCGAAGACGAAGGCCGCGAGCGAGTCGAAGAACAGCACGAGGAAGGTCACCGAGACGGCGACGACCAGGGTGTTGAACATCGACCCGAAGAAGTCGATCTTCTGGAAGAGATGGTGGACGTTCTCGTCGAAGTGCGAGCCCGGCAGCAGCTTCGGCGGGTACTGGAAGATCTCCGTCGAAGAATGGGTCGACATCACGATGGTCCAGTAGAACGGGAAGAGCGAGACGAGCACACCGGCGATCAGTGAGATGTGCAGGGTCAGCCCTCTGGCGCGGGTACCCTTCATGCCTTTCACGATGGTCTCCCTCTACTTTTCCCCGCGCTGTACCAGGCGCCAGTTGACGATCGAGAAGATGGCGACGACCAGGAAGATGCCCCAGGCGATGGCCGCGCCGTAGCCGAAGTCGTTGTTGTCGAAGCTCTGCTGGAAGAAATAGAGGACCATCGTCTGGCCGGAGTTGCCGGGGCCGCCCGCGAAGGTGGAGGTGTTGTTGGTGTTGGCCAGCAGCACCTGCGGCTCGGTGAAGCTCTGCAGTCCGGTGACGGTCGAGACGACCAGCGCGAAGAGGATGATCGGCCGCATCATCGGCACGGTGATCCGGAAGAAGGTCTGCACGGGCCCGGCGCCGTCGACGCGGGCGGCCTCGTAGAGCTCGCTCGGAATGGTCTGGAGCCCGGCGAGGAAGATCAGCGCGTTGTAGCCGGTCCACTGCCAGGTCATCAGCACGGCAATGGAGACCTTGATGCCCCAGTCCGTGTTCAGCCAGGCCACTTGATCGAGCCCGAGTCCCTGCAACACCGCGTTCGCGAGGCCGAAGTTGGTGGAGAAGATCGAGGTGAAGATGATCGCCACGGCGACGACCGAGGTGACGTTCGGAAGGAAGTACGCGAAGCGGTAGAAGTTCTTGAACCGTACCGCGGAGTTGAGCATCACCGCGGTCACCAGCGCGATGAACAGCATCGGCAAGGTGGCGATCGCCCAGATGATCAGGGTGTTGGTGAGGGAGTTCCAGAACTGTGAATCGCTGAGGAGATAGCGGTACTGCGACAGGCCCGCGTACTCCATCGAGCCGAGGCCGTCCCACCGGTGGAAGGACAGATAGAGCGAGAAGCCCACCGGGATCAGGCCGAAGCACAGGAAGAGCAGATAGAAGGGCGAGATCGCCAGATACAGCCGCCAGTACCCGAGCACGGAGCGGGGCTTCGGGCGGCGCGCGGCGGCGGATCTGACACCGTCGTCGGCCGGCGCGCCGAGCGTGGGGGCGGCACCTACTCCGGTCATGTCAGCACTCCCAGGTGGTCCGCTATGCGCCGGCACTTGGCCATGGCGTCCTTCCACGCCCGGCGGGGATCCTTGCCCAGGGCGTTCACATTGCGCAGTTCGTCGGAGACCGCTTGGTCCAGGGGGTAGTCGTACGGGCTGTGGTAGGCGATCGGGATCTTCTCGGCCGTGGGGCCGAAGACATCGATGGTGGCCTGGCCGCCGAAGAACGGGTCCGGCGCGCGCATCGCCTTGTGCTGGTACGAGGCGGGGGTGGACGGGAAGAGCGTGGCGTCGGTGAAACCGCGGGTCTGGTTGTCCGCGTTCAGCAGCCAGGTGACGATCTCGAAGGCCAGCTCGGGCTTCCGGCAGGACTTGGTGATCGCCAGGAAGGAGCCGCCGTTGTTGGCCGGGCCGCCGGGCAGGGCGGCCACCCGCCACTTCCCCTTGGTCTTGGGCACGCTCAGCTTGAGGTCGCCGGCCACCCAGGAGGCGCCGATCTGGCTGGGCAGCAGGCCGTTCTCGATGGCCGCGTTGGCGTCCGGGGTGCCGGACTGGTACCGGGAGCACAGGCCGCGCTCGTACGCGTCGATCGCCATGTTCCAGGCGCGGCGCACATGCCCGTGGTCGCCGATGAAGCGCCGTTCCTCATCGACGTACCGCAGGGTGCCCTGCGCGATCATGTACTGGTAGATGGTGAGCGCGTCGATGACCATATGCGCGCCGCGGACCTTCTTCTTCAGCCGCTCACCGGCCGCCAGGTACTTCTCCCAGGTGTCCATCTCCTTGCCGACGTCCGCCGGATCGGTCGGCAGCCCCGCCCGGTCGAACACCTCGGGCATGAAGTAGTGGGCGACCGGGCCGGTGTCGATGGGAAAGCCGATCACGCTGCCGTCCGGAGCGATGCCCTCGGCCCACTTCCAGGGCAGGTACTGGTCCTTCAGCTTCTCCGCGCCGAGCGTGCGCAGGTCGATGAACTGCTCCGCGTTGGGAAGGTACGAGGCCATGTCCTCGCCCTTGAGACCGGTGATGTCGGGTATGTAGGCGCGCCCGGTCATCGTGGTCAGCAGTTTGGATTTGAAGTAGCCGCCGATCTGGGCGGGTTTGAGCGAGACATCGGTGAAGCGCTTCTTGGCGTCCGCCACGACCTTGTCGCTCAGCCCGCCGGTCCAGTACCAGAGGGTCATGTTCCGGCCGGTCGATCCGTTCGGTACCGAGCAGCCTGCCGTGGTGCCGCCGAGCGCCGCGGTCGCCGTGGTGGCGAGGCCCGCGTACAGCAGTGCTCTTCGCGAGAGGTGCACCGCTCCCACCGCCTTTCGGGTAGTACGCACTGCGATTACAGGGTGTGGGGGGTGACGGGTGTGGTGTGCGGGGCGGGGCCGGGGTCCTCGGGGATGCGGTCCGCCAAAAATCCGTAGGTCCGCCGCAGCGCGGGGTCGCGGCTGCCGGTGGTTCGCCACCACTGGTCGACGCCGTGCCAGCCCGGTGCGGCGAGCGCGCCGCCGTGCCGCGTGACGGACAGGCCCGCGGCCAGTCCCGCGAAGC is from Streptomyces hygroscopicus and encodes:
- a CDS encoding flavin reductase — its product is MTVSTDRPATEPATAPTGADNGDILRRTLRRHAAGVTVITVPGPAGFTATSFTSVSLDPPLVSFYLGTAASTAGAVQRADRFAVHVLGAHNAALAGQFARSGTDRFAGVSWQDAGDGLPVLDGVPAWLTARVTRCEQVGDHLLVIGEVQSGGGPAEGPALVHHDGAFATAVSLTSSTAM
- a CDS encoding luciferase yields the protein MPLTSKPLRKLGFLTIGLFDEADPHRGHESTLQIIEMGERLGFDSAWVRHRHLQYGISSPMAVLAAASQRTSRIELGTAVIPVGWENPLRLAEDLATVDILSRGRLNPGVSVGPPNHYDQVKGALYPDTADLEDFGHERVRRLLDFVRGEPVTDFSGVEGFEVFSDRVQPHSPGLGRRMWYGGGSLRSAQWAGEHGMNLLTSSVVKAEESEDFAEIQLSHIRTFRAHHPDGDRARVSQGLVVIPTDTASPDQRAKYEQYALRRLPRTATPQGPARMMFAPDLVGTSEEIAERLASHAAFREVDEVAFALPFTFDHEDYVQILTDIATRLGPALGWQAAP
- a CDS encoding beta-galactosidase gives rise to the protein MDPRPLNTPPLNTPPMDPPPLDPPPSYPRPMGLRPWESPELTSWRRLPMHAVDRGAGALSLDDDHWRFQLLPAPEVPPSEDWRHLKVPGAWTTQDTGDLPQYTNWRMPWPDVPPHSPAANPTGVHERDVDIPADWAGRRVILHVGAATSVLIAEVNGRAVGIGKDSHLASEFDITDAVRTGAANTVRLTVVKWSDASHIEDQDHWWHGGITRPVLLYATDPLHLADVRISAPADGRLRVEVQVRHADGPLPAGWRVSGHLDGVGELTPDEEYAAWCVREDRVSDFLGEARLLATVPDVRRWSAETPELYGLDIRLHRPDGSIADISRHRVGFRTVEIVGNDLLVNGERVFIRGVNRHDFHPLTGRTVTPGDMRADLETIKRFGFNAVRTAHYPNDPALLDLADELGLYLVDEADIESHDHAHEIADDPRYLGAFVDRVSRMVLRDKNHACVIVWSLGNESDYGANHDAAAGWLRRYDPTRPLQYEGAAKTDWSGADIASDILCPMYASLDEITAHAASGEQTKPLILCEYSHAMGNSNGTLADHWAAIETTPGLQGGFIWEFWDHGILQRRATGRPAGPAASGAYAHGVAADGYRWAYGGDFGDLPNDGAFCADGLVFPDRTPKPAMYEHREIAAPLRLTRSDPGRPPRVTNAQHFRDVSWLTAEWRLSVEDGGTRTAPAALPDLPPGASADLPLPHGLLAELPAAGAAGGGEAWLTLRVTTRHDEPWAPRGTEVCAPQIQVRERSAPAPLAAVSVAMSVAVSAHSPDVDAEGLLRHPLLTCPPALSLWRAPTDNDLLGGAADHWRALGLDRLVREPVSVDRTDGRVRVRSVYPTGAGPVEHQQVFGLLDDDGLLIEETAVLPEGLTDVARVGTVFETVAGLNHLQWYGQGPWETYPDRRTGGPVDHHRARVDSLFTPYLRPQESGGRSGVRRFALLSDTGTGLGVRLDAPRQVSVTRYRAADLAAASHHDELIPRPRCVVQLDAAHRGLGTASCGPDTLPRYRLGPGTYHWSWVLRPL
- a CDS encoding sugar ABC transporter permease; its protein translation is MKGMKGTRARGLTLHISLIAGVLVSLFPFYWTIVMSTHSSTEIFQYPPKLLPGSHFDENVHHLFQKIDFFGSMFNTLVVAVSVTFLVLFFDSLAAFVFAKFHFPGRRALFVIMMGIFMVPAQLQAIPQFVIMAKLGWIGSLTSLVIPAAANAFGIFWMRQYMKGSIHDELMDSSRLDGCGFLRQYWHVALPVVRPGLAFLGIFTFMAQWNDYAWPLIALINPDHVTLQVALSQLNSVNGTTDYGMVMAGALLALIPLLVVFFIGARQIMADLAKGAIR
- a CDS encoding cytochrome C biogenesis protein, with the protein product MTGVGAAPTLGAPADDGVRSAAARRPKPRSVLGYWRLYLAISPFYLLFLCFGLIPVGFSLYLSFHRWDGLGSMEYAGLSQYRYLLSDSQFWNSLTNTLIIWAIATLPMLFIALVTAVMLNSAVRFKNFYRFAYFLPNVTSVVAVAIIFTSIFSTNFGLANAVLQGLGLDQVAWLNTDWGIKVSIAVLMTWQWTGYNALIFLAGLQTIPSELYEAARVDGAGPVQTFFRITVPMMRPIILFALVVSTVTGLQSFTEPQVLLANTNNTSTFAGGPGNSGQTMVLYFFQQSFDNNDFGYGAAIAWGIFLVVAIFSIVNWRLVQRGEK
- a CDS encoding sugar ABC transporter substrate-binding protein, which translates into the protein MHLSRRALLYAGLATTATAALGGTTAGCSVPNGSTGRNMTLWYWTGGLSDKVVADAKKRFTDVSLKPAQIGGYFKSKLLTTMTGRAYIPDITGLKGEDMASYLPNAEQFIDLRTLGAEKLKDQYLPWKWAEGIAPDGSVIGFPIDTGPVAHYFMPEVFDRAGLPTDPADVGKEMDTWEKYLAAGERLKKKVRGAHMVIDALTIYQYMIAQGTLRYVDEERRFIGDHGHVRRAWNMAIDAYERGLCSRYQSGTPDANAAIENGLLPSQIGASWVAGDLKLSVPKTKGKWRVAALPGGPANNGGSFLAITKSCRKPELAFEIVTWLLNADNQTRGFTDATLFPSTPASYQHKAMRAPDPFFGGQATIDVFGPTAEKIPIAYHSPYDYPLDQAVSDELRNVNALGKDPRRAWKDAMAKCRRIADHLGVLT